gtatacaCCAGTTAGTATACGCCTTTGTAGATCTCCTTCTTTCTTTATAGCTGGTGTGTAGTAGCACGCTTCGGAGTTTGGTTGTACGTGGTCAAATAAGCTTAACATGTCTCCACACAGTATCCAGTCTATTTGGTTGTTTGTTAGCGCGATGTTCCAATACCAAATATCTATCAATTGTAGTTGATAGCGTGCAAGGTTGGTGAGTTAACTCATCAACCTTGAACGCTATCAACCCTAATTAGGGTGAGTGGCTGGAGCTCGGTATTGTGGTCTGAGCTTCGTTTAAGTCTTCAAGGTTGTCGTTGGGTTTTGTCTTTAGGTTTATAGCTGTTATTGCCTGGCGAGTTACCTGTAGAGTAAGGGTGAGTATGTTTGTGTACTACATATGTTTTTGCTGTTGAGATCAGTGGGAGTGAGCCATCGTGTTTCATTGCTGTCGATGAGGTCACCAATTTTGGTAATGCTTGCATCAACGAAGTGATCGGTGTTCCATATATAGGGTGTAGATCCAAACCATGGGCCTTCTGATTTTCCGAGTTTCACCCTTTCAGACCATCTTCGATCTTCGAGTGTATTACCTCTACATGCATATGTTAATGTTAATGAAACTATTCCGCTGTCGGTTCTAATTCTGTTATTAAAGTAACTTTTGGTTCGAGATCGATGTCATTAAGTTGGCCAGCCACTCACAGGGAACATCCTTGTCGCATACCCCGTTATGTGTTGATACGAATAAGGGACTGTGTATTTGTGCATAGAACTTTCATGTAGTTGATGAAGCGcacgtggtggtggtggtggtggtggtggtggtggtgatgatgatgatgatggtggttgtgctactgctactgctgctgcttctggtggtggtggtggtggtggtggtggtgataatagtGGCACGTCTGTCCACATGCATGCATTCTTCaatcaaacaaattatacatCGCTTAAGACAGTTCATGTAACACCATCAAATTAGGATACTAGGTACTTGATCCATTCATATGACAGCATTATGACATTGCAGGTAATATGATATAGTAGCACATGACAATAATGAAACCAATCAGATATACACAGAACAGGATTCGATCAACTATCTTAATCAAATGGTTCCAGAAATATGCTGCATCCAATGtctgcaaaaaaaaacaaccaaatatTGTTTACGTCTTTGACAAAAGGGAACGctctattttgattttgatggtGACAAAGTCTTCACAATTGTATACGTGTATTGGGACAGGGAAGCTGAATTTGGTAATAACAGAAGCTATAGAAGTACACGAAATGGTAAGTAAGACTTAAAGACAAAATCAAAGAGGCGTGCTCTATCAAAATGAGGGGTTTCCAATGACAACGTGGCTACCCGTCTCCTTTTTGATAGGAAGACTCTTTGTGAGAGCACGTCTTCTCTTTGGTAAGAGCGTATCTTTTTGATTGGGAACCCCTTGTTTGATAGTGCACGTCTCTTAGTCCCTGTCGGCCACCATAAAAGCTTCAAGATGTAAAAGTATACTAGTGTTGAAGATTGCAACTAAAGCGATGGtgaacaaaaattatcaaaagcAAACAGTGACTTGAATAAACATCACCTTCCGTTGTTCATGGCATGTATCATTTCGCCGTTGCTCATTTGAGTTTTCCATTGATGTTCTTCTTGTTGTGATCTGTTGCAGAACTTGTGGCACTTTTACTTCTTCTCTCTGTGGGTTTCTTGACGTCATAATATTTGTATCCATGGTTTCATCACCCCATACTTCGACTTCATTTACATACGACTGAGACGGACTTGGCAGGTTTATGTCAGTACCCATATTAAGTTCCCGTCGTTTACGTTGACCAGGATGACAGCATTTATTGGACAGGACTTTTCTTATACAGGATGGTGGAATGTAACCCATCGTTGCATACTTCTTCAGATTTATCATCAATATGGACCAAACAATCGTTGAAGAGACGACCAACATGTTATAAAGGATAAACATGCCAAGTGCAGCAGGAACTTTGGAATTAGAGGGTAGCATATCGCCAACAAGAAGTTGATAGACACTCAATGCAACCAGTAGACTAAAGCCAAGACTAAGTCTTTCTCCACATTCTGGAGGTAGACAGAAGGAACACAGTGACAAGAAACTGATAACGGTACTTGGAACAACTATCATCATTAGGTAGTAATGGTATTTTCTTTCCATCTCGATGATAAAGGTAGCTGTATGCTGTAGATCCAACGTTATGAAAAAGGTAGATGCCACATGCGCAGAAGTATTTAGTATTTCCCACTCAAAGTTAATAAACAAGATTCCTCCCTCTATGTCAAATCTAtctactagactaagtgtaactTCTTTACTGTTGTACAGATGGGGAACAAATCGAAAAGAACAGGTCTGACGATCAAACGGAAAGTATTTAAGTTCCAGATAACAGTGACTCTGTAAAGAGCCAATACTTGTACAGATCACAGTGCCACTGGAATGAAGTTTTACCAATGGTGGTATAGAAGGACTGATTTGACCGTCAAAGCTGTGGgatgaaatgaaagaaacagTTTTAGCTATCAAACGAAGTAATGAACGTTATAAAATACGAATATCATTGGAATATTCaatggaatatcattttataaCTTTCAAAGTGTTTCCGATATGGTATAATGAGGAGTAACATTAATATTTAAGCTTACAATGTCTGTTTAGTTTCACATAACTTGGGTTACTTTTCATATTCAGCTGAGTAAGACAATTTACCGATAACAGACACAGCAGAGAAAATTAAATGATCACATAAATAATCGAAAGTGGGTAAATATCCACAGTGATGTACTAATTAAGTGACTTCTTTAAATACTTTTAAAGTCAACGGTTCGTGACAAAGGCTTTCTTTCATTGCATCTtacaccatgtgtgtgtgtgtgtgtgtgggtgggtgagggggtgggtgggtgggggtatgtgggtgtgtgggtgtttgtctgtctgtgtctgtctgtctgtctgtctgtctgtctgtctgtctgtctgtctgcgtgcgtgcgtgcgtaccgctgtgtgtgtgtgcgcgtgcgtgcgtatcTGTGTGTGTTTAAATGACCTACGTACGTGTTGCTCAGGATAATGTTTGGAAACCAAATCTTGTCCGGCGGAACGTATAAGTAATTAACATGATTGTGATCTGATGAATTCCAACTAAGACGTTTGTCATTCCAGATCTAGAATAGAAATTGTTATGTatgttaaaatatgaatacatgaaGTGGTTAAAAAGGATTATCGAATTAAATTGattatatggatgaggattatgtatttatttttgatttttaatttataaaacaaatttatcatggcttgCTACTTGAgatatcaatgtgaaacaacgtatgctaagtccttgtttgtaacttaatacattgcaaaaaaaatttgtgtaaaagtttgttgttgtacatacaatagtAAAGATTTTACAACCGACTgcgttacaaacatggacttagcatatgttgtttcacatttatttttcaagtaataaatcatgataaagttgttttataaataaaaaatccaaaatagatacccaGTCCTCATCCATACGACCACTTTAATGAATGGGTAACTTTTTATTCTTTTAAATGAATAATTGCccattttgaaaaaacaaacaatgcgAAGAAAGGAATTCGGTTGTGAATTAATATATGTGTCTATTCCGGTAAACACAGTCTTACTATAGTGTTTACATGCTATCTAATTATCAAGCAATAATTATGACCAAAATATAAAAGTCGCTACAATTCTGTCCTTACCTGCTTGAAAATGACGTCAGCCTTGATTGTACTATGCTTTATATCCTGTGGAAAATACGTTAAAGGcgaattatattattatacagtATCTGTTactatgaaaatattaaaatacagtGTGTTTGTGATGGCTCTGAGGAACGTTTATTTacttacaaaataatatatcagaACCGAGGcaatttgtgtatgtgtagtgAGTTAGCCTAAGTCGCTTTTGCTAGCATTTCAAATCATGTTAATTAGTGTGAGCTTGGTTTAACCAATGATAGATGTCAACGTTTGTGACTTAACCATGTTAACCTTACTAATGAACCggaataattaatattcaaatattcaaagaTATCTTACTTTCTAGACCACCATATACCCGGTGCAGACATTTGCAGTTGAAAGAAGAAAATCAATGTGCAATATTACAAATAACTGTTCCTTCATAGCATATCACCCATCCCGTGTCCACCatgtttctatgacaactgGTATACGATACTTACCACATTTACTATCTTGACAATAACCAAATCTACAACTACTTCAACGCTATCATTTCTCTTGTCCACTGGTCTGGTTAGTTTGTTGTAATCCGACAATAGTTCATCCAATAACGCTGCTTCGTCATCGCCATGTACAACACATATAGCTGGAATTACAATACacgaaatgaaagtaaaattattAAGGTTAGTAATACTGTAGGCATGGTTACCACTCCAATGATAGCAATAAGACTGGTTAGATAACATCACCATGTTACTTGTGCTGATGTTGAATGTACTTTATAACAAATTTAGGTGGAGGTGCACAGAGGTCAAGGTTAAGTTTAAGATCaccaaatattcaaataacTGTTTCTCAAGAGTATTAAATTTTAGTAGTAAACCACTAACCTATACAGCTTCCTAAAAGTTTTATGTtgacattgtttgtttttgtcagtCTCCGAAGTGAAAGTAAGAATATGATTTAGTCTAGCAATACGTTTTTCCCCTTCGATAAAGTCCTGAAATATTGATTCAAAAGAGTTCAACAAGATTGCCTGACACTCGATTGTTCTGttcttttaaagtgttttaGAAAGACCATTTTACTATTATGTCACGTATTCAAGTGTATCCAGCAAAGATTCTATCGACGTTTGTgcttaggcctaacaaaataaattgtgtggttccgattacgctcaattttagtaTAGGTGGGTTTaggtatatttaaaaaaaaaacaattttcatatgtgagtgtctagttcaggtagttatgttttccgctgttttccatatgatctctgtgttattggtttcttcccatcaggtGTACAGCAATttcagattgaaagaacagttttgtattgtatttttaagttgatgttattttcgcatccactatttatggcgagatttcacaattttcgcaattttattattttatagtacgtaaaaaaagtttaggatcggcgcGAAAGACTAGGTGGGgccgggtaaccagaaccaaacagtTTTTTGAGACATTCACAAAACTAATGCAATTTCAGCATAGAAAAGAGCAAGACCTATAGGAAAATGTATGGCTTATTCACTGTTTTGAAATGATCATTTATTTCATGGACTTATTAACTGATTGGTTTaccttttatttttataattatattaattagcTACAGAACAAAGTGACTATGAATGGTTGACCTGTCACCACATAAACTTTGCAGGACATTTGGTAAAGTAATTACCTAATAACACGTTAATAATTGATGTTTATCGATTAGCTTTTACAGTGTATACTGTATTAGTATGAGGAACGGTTTAATGGTTAACTGATttggatatttttaaaaagcaatTTTTTGAGGAAAATGATTTATACGAATGCCTTCACAAAATCCCCAGGGTCACATGTTAGGTTTTAGTGGTAACCTTGTATCAGTATCATAAAAATAACCAGGCTATGTTATTTTCTAATTATCTAATGCGTTTAGCGAACAGATAGGTTAGTGCGACTAGATCTAGACCTGTCCATCGTGTAATGTGAATGATGGGCACACAATAACAATGTTAGCCAAATCGCAAAAACGCTCACGAAAAAAAGGAAGAGTTATCGTTTTATTTTCACAGAAGAGATTTCATTTTCGTACAATAACCGTGTTTCAGATTATGAATCAATacataatattgtgttcacTAGATGCTGTTACACTAGTGGAGTCTTTGCTgtcaagtttttattttttttatatcaaaacacGTCTGTAGGGCTTTGTTAAACAAATTGCCACGGGTTAGTACCATCAT
This Glandiceps talaboti chromosome 13, keGlaTala1.1, whole genome shotgun sequence DNA region includes the following protein-coding sequences:
- the LOC144444993 gene encoding neuronal acetylcholine receptor subunit beta-3-like, whose protein sequence is MDKNIRLGLKPLIVVLTVTAICVVHGDDEAALLDELLSDYNKLTRPVDKRNDSVEVVVDLVIVKIVNVDIKHSTIKADVIFKQIWNDKRLSWNSSDHNHVNYLYVPPDKIWFPNIILSNTFDGQISPSIPPLVKLHSSGTVICTSIGSLQSHCYLELKYFPFDRQTCSFRFVPHLYNSKEVTLSLVDRFDIEGGILFINFEWEILNTSAHVASTFFITLDLQHTATFIIEMERKYHYYLMMIVVPSTVISFLSLCSFCLPPECGERLSLGFSLLVALSVYQLLVGDMLPSNSKVPAALGMFILYNMLVVSSTIVWSILMINLKKYATMGYIPPSCIRKVLSNKCCHPGQRKRRELNMGTDINLPSPSQSYVNEVEVWGDETMDTNIMTSRNPQREEVKVPQVLQQITTRRTSMENSNEQRRNDTCHEQRKVTRQAITAINLKTKPNDNLEDLNEAQTTIPSSSHSP